One Pseudomonas entomophila genomic window carries:
- a CDS encoding type VI secretion system tip protein VgrG: MFESLPPDRLRFHVPAVQPELQVLKFDGDEYISRLFRFELELVSENARLPLERMLNQPAFLAFDGLDCGIHGVISRFRQGVIGDRLTHYHARLEPRLARLGLRTNQRVFQQRTVAQIIGQVLEEHGLLGDSYRFLLEEPYPPREYCVQYGESDLAFIERLCQEDGIHYHFTHSRQGHGVVFADHQSHFPRLGRALGFHPPTGLRADTQVVSQFGVSVRTAVNQVELRDHDFRKAALPLAYPSSTGEAQVLPLEHYAYPGGLRQTLDQQRGASLSKRALQRCRFNHCLAEGASDAAFLLSGHLLQLTDHPREAWNDLWLLTHVHHEGHQPQVLEEHATADAQTRYSNTFDAIPWDVLFRPPLSRPRPQVPGCQVARVTGPPGEEVYCDALGRVKVQFHWDREGRGDAHTSCWLRVLSSWSGDRYGAVTLPRVGMAVVVSFLDNDPDQPVVSGCLPDSLHPPPYALPEYRSRTVLRSRSLGGGGGYNELVMEDRAGQELLYLRAQRDYERQVGNDSHEAIGGRREVRVKGASRVTLEAEEQRTVGGHRQVLVRASDHLVVEQGSQTRVGTVLVQHAGRQVQVSADGEVVVEGGASITLKVGGQHLVINGAGIFCSSPIQIGGAPAASVPAQPLLPGDGQELPDALPLPVTAGPVQWALWAGSQALDSALCPVCDSCCDTPLGGAV, from the coding sequence ATGTTCGAATCATTACCCCCCGACCGCCTGCGGTTTCACGTACCGGCAGTCCAGCCTGAGCTTCAGGTCCTGAAATTCGACGGCGACGAATACATCAGCAGGCTCTTCCGCTTCGAGCTCGAACTGGTCAGCGAAAATGCCCGCCTGCCGCTCGAGCGGATGCTCAACCAACCGGCCTTTCTCGCCTTCGATGGCCTGGACTGCGGTATCCACGGTGTCATCAGCCGTTTTCGCCAGGGCGTCATCGGCGACCGCCTCACGCACTACCACGCCCGCCTGGAGCCACGCTTGGCGCGGCTGGGCCTGCGCACCAACCAGCGGGTCTTCCAGCAACGCACGGTGGCGCAGATCATCGGCCAGGTGCTCGAAGAGCACGGGCTGCTGGGTGACAGCTACCGCTTCCTCCTCGAAGAACCCTACCCACCGCGCGAATACTGCGTGCAGTACGGCGAGAGCGACCTGGCGTTCATCGAACGGCTGTGCCAGGAAGACGGTATCCACTACCACTTCACGCATTCACGCCAGGGCCACGGCGTGGTGTTCGCCGACCACCAGTCACACTTCCCCCGCCTCGGGCGCGCCCTGGGCTTTCATCCCCCCACCGGCCTGCGGGCCGACACCCAGGTGGTCAGCCAGTTCGGCGTGAGCGTGCGCACCGCGGTCAACCAGGTGGAGCTGCGTGACCACGACTTTCGCAAGGCCGCGCTGCCACTGGCCTACCCGAGCAGCACCGGCGAGGCCCAGGTGCTGCCCCTGGAGCACTACGCCTACCCCGGCGGCTTGCGCCAGACCCTCGACCAGCAGCGGGGCGCATCGCTGAGCAAGCGCGCGTTGCAGCGCTGTCGCTTCAACCATTGCCTGGCCGAAGGGGCCAGCGACGCGGCGTTTCTGCTCAGCGGCCACCTGCTGCAACTGACCGACCATCCCCGCGAGGCCTGGAACGACCTGTGGCTGCTCACCCACGTCCACCACGAGGGCCACCAGCCCCAGGTGCTCGAGGAGCACGCCACAGCCGACGCGCAGACGCGCTACAGCAACACCTTCGACGCCATCCCCTGGGACGTGCTGTTCCGCCCGCCGCTGAGCCGGCCCAGGCCGCAGGTGCCCGGCTGCCAGGTGGCCAGGGTTACCGGCCCGCCCGGCGAGGAGGTGTATTGCGACGCCCTGGGCAGGGTCAAGGTGCAGTTCCACTGGGACCGCGAAGGCCGCGGCGACGCACACACCAGTTGCTGGTTGCGGGTGCTGTCCAGCTGGTCCGGCGACCGGTACGGCGCGGTCACGCTGCCCCGGGTGGGCATGGCGGTGGTGGTCAGCTTCCTCGACAACGACCCCGACCAGCCCGTGGTCAGCGGCTGCCTGCCCGACAGCCTGCACCCGCCACCCTATGCCTTGCCCGAATACCGCAGTCGCACGGTGTTGCGCAGCCGCAGCCTGGGTGGCGGCGGGGGCTACAACGAGCTGGTCATGGAGGACCGTGCGGGGCAGGAGTTGCTGTACCTGCGCGCCCAGCGCGACTACGAGCGGCAGGTGGGCAACGACAGCCACGAGGCGATCGGCGGCCGGCGCGAGGTGCGGGTGAAAGGGGCCAGCCGGGTCACCCTGGAGGCCGAGGAGCAGCGCACCGTCGGTGGGCATCGGCAGGTGCTGGTGCGGGCCAGCGACCACCTGGTGGTGGAGCAGGGCAGCCAGACCCGTGTGGGCACGGTGCTGGTGCAGCATGCCGGGCGTCAGGTGCAGGTGTCGGCGGACGGCGAGGTGGTGGTGGAGGGCGGTGCCAGCATCACCCTCAAGGTTGGTGGGCAGCACCTGGTGATCAATGGTGCGGGCATCTTCTGCAGCAGCCCGATCCAGATCGGCGGGGCGCCGGCGGCCAGCGTCCCGGCGCAGCCCCTGCTGCCGGGCGACGGCCAGGAGCTGCCCGATGCATTGCCGCTGCCCGTGACGGCGGGGCCGGTGCAGTGGGCGTTGTGGGCGGGGAGTCAGGCGCTCGACAGCGCGCTGTGTCCGGTCTGTGACAGTTGTTGCGACACGCCTTTGGGAGGTGCGGTATGA